The proteins below come from a single Nostoc sp. KVJ3 genomic window:
- a CDS encoding efflux RND transporter permease subunit: MQQANNNGNGGFSLSAIAIRQHIGTLMLTVAVIVIGVFFLTTIQVDLLPSITYPRIGVRLEAPGISPEVAVDEITRPLEEALAATENVVQVFSRTREGQVSLDLYFQPGGNIDQALNDATAAFNRGRGQLPDTIQEPRLFKVDPSQLPVYELALTSASLQGKDLRVFADEELNRELSVVPGVASVDVSGGAEEEVRVLVDLNRLQALGVGLNDVLDELTARNQDTSGGRILGQNSEPLTRTVGRFQNAKEIENLSLEVSSASPASPASSTSPAPSRRVYLRDFAEVIDDTEDQRVFVYLNRQPAVKFSIQKQPEANTIAVVDAVKRRIEQLRQSGLIPADMTLSPTTDESVFIRNSLNDVIFSGISGALLAAAAVLLFLGSFRQTLIISLTIPLCTLAAIALMKIFGLTLNVFSLAGLTLGVGQAIDTSVVILENISEKAGMTPNQREREEGDSGRNSKFFIDSAIAASQEVESALVAATGANLVSVVPFLLIGGFIALLFNELILTISFAVAASLVVAITVVPMLSSRLLGIPWSSRIGEFWLLRQFNHRFEDATRGYGNFLTRVLRYRVLVVTAALLILGGSSFLMFGQIPQEILPRISTGQANLRAQFPPGTPLATSEKVMQIVDDILLKQPETQSAFTTVGGNLFGSNTTENPLRASSTINLKPGTDVEAFVKKVTQEFNKLNLAGILLRLNPGQVRGLILSNSPVQGSEVDVILQGENEESLTQAGAQVLQALQERAKLATFRPDADPRQPEIQIRPDWERVSALGLSAGQIGATVQTAIEGSVPTQIQRGNRLVDVRVQLNKEAIARPSQLKQLPLFTENNQLIRLSDVASIQEGQAPGEVQRINQRQAFIVAGNLTEGASLGEAIAEVNEVLKDVDLPDGVSIVPSSAQETNQQLQDALKTLGALATFLIFVVMAVQYNSLIDPLVIMFTVPLALAGGIFGLYITQTAIGATVIVGVVLLVGIVVNAGILMVELANQIRDEEGCTRQIAIVKAAPQRLRPIIMTTVTTILGLLPLALGIGEGSEFLQPLGIVVFFGMAIATMLTLFIIPCFYILLHDLLGGNWAKPVFIRLRGFTRKFISITDRD, encoded by the coding sequence ATGCAACAGGCAAATAATAATGGCAATGGCGGATTTAGCCTTAGTGCGATCGCTATCCGCCAACATATTGGCACACTCATGCTCACCGTGGCAGTAATTGTCATTGGGGTATTTTTTCTGACAACGATCCAAGTCGATCTCTTACCGTCAATTACCTATCCCAGAATTGGCGTTCGGCTAGAAGCTCCTGGTATTTCTCCAGAAGTAGCAGTAGATGAAATCACCAGACCCTTAGAAGAAGCTTTAGCTGCAACCGAAAATGTAGTACAAGTTTTTTCCCGCACCCGTGAAGGACAGGTAAGCCTCGATTTATACTTCCAACCAGGGGGCAATATTGACCAAGCCCTAAACGATGCTACTGCTGCTTTTAACCGAGGTCGGGGACAACTACCAGACACAATCCAGGAGCCGCGATTATTTAAAGTCGATCCTTCCCAATTGCCGGTTTATGAATTGGCACTCACATCTGCTTCTTTGCAAGGTAAAGACTTACGTGTATTTGCTGATGAAGAATTAAACCGGGAACTTAGTGTTGTACCGGGAGTCGCCTCAGTTGATGTATCTGGTGGTGCAGAAGAAGAAGTACGGGTGCTTGTTGACTTAAACCGATTGCAAGCTTTGGGTGTAGGGTTAAATGATGTCTTAGATGAATTAACAGCCCGTAATCAAGATACTTCTGGTGGCCGAATTTTGGGGCAAAATTCCGAGCCATTAACTCGGACTGTCGGACGTTTCCAAAATGCCAAGGAAATTGAAAACCTTTCCTTGGAAGTTTCCTCTGCCTCCCCTGCCTCCCCTGCTTCCTCTACCTCCCCTGCACCTTCCCGCCGCGTCTACTTGCGAGACTTTGCTGAGGTAATTGACGATACCGAAGACCAGCGAGTATTTGTCTACCTCAACCGTCAGCCGGCGGTGAAATTTTCAATCCAAAAACAGCCAGAGGCCAATACGATCGCAGTTGTAGATGCTGTTAAACGGCGAATTGAACAATTACGACAATCAGGTTTAATTCCAGCAGACATGACTTTGAGTCCGACTACAGATGAATCTGTCTTTATTCGCAATTCTTTAAATGATGTCATTTTTTCGGGGATTTCTGGGGCATTATTGGCAGCAGCAGCAGTGTTATTATTTTTGGGATCGTTTAGGCAAACATTGATTATCAGTTTGACGATTCCTCTGTGTACTCTGGCAGCGATCGCTCTGATGAAAATCTTTGGCTTGACTTTGAATGTGTTTAGTTTGGCAGGTCTGACATTAGGAGTAGGTCAAGCAATTGACACATCGGTTGTGATCTTAGAGAATATTTCCGAAAAAGCAGGGATGACTCCCAATCAGAGAGAGAGGGAAGAAGGGGATTCAGGGAGAAATTCTAAATTCTTTATTGATAGTGCGATCGCTGCTTCCCAAGAAGTAGAATCTGCTTTAGTTGCTGCTACAGGTGCAAACTTAGTTTCTGTAGTGCCATTCCTCTTAATTGGCGGCTTTATTGCACTGCTATTTAATGAACTGATTCTGACAATTAGCTTCGCCGTTGCAGCTTCCCTTGTGGTTGCGATCACAGTCGTACCGATGCTGTCTTCTCGACTTTTGGGAATTCCCTGGTCTAGTCGGATCGGCGAATTTTGGCTGCTTAGACAGTTTAATCACCGATTTGAAGATGCGACGCGGGGATATGGTAACTTCCTAACCAGGGTTTTACGCTATCGGGTTCTTGTAGTAACTGCTGCTTTGCTAATTTTAGGCGGTAGTAGCTTCTTGATGTTTGGTCAAATTCCCCAAGAAATTTTACCCCGCATCAGTACTGGTCAAGCTAACTTGAGAGCGCAGTTTCCCCCCGGTACACCTTTAGCAACTTCTGAAAAAGTTATGCAAATTGTCGATGACATTTTGCTCAAACAACCAGAAACACAGTCTGCTTTTACAACTGTGGGCGGTAATCTATTTGGTAGTAATACTACAGAAAATCCTTTACGTGCCAGCAGCACCATCAATCTAAAACCAGGCACAGATGTCGAAGCCTTCGTCAAAAAAGTAACTCAGGAATTTAACAAACTCAACTTAGCAGGAATTCTGCTGCGCCTCAATCCTGGACAGGTGCGGGGTTTAATCTTGAGTAATTCTCCAGTGCAAGGATCGGAAGTTGACGTGATTTTGCAAGGTGAGAATGAAGAAAGTTTAACGCAAGCAGGGGCGCAAGTGTTGCAAGCATTGCAAGAAAGGGCAAAATTAGCGACATTCCGACCAGATGCCGACCCCCGACAACCGGAAATCCAAATTCGCCCTGACTGGGAAAGGGTTTCGGCTTTAGGGTTGAGCGCAGGGCAAATTGGTGCAACTGTTCAAACAGCAATTGAAGGTTCTGTTCCTACACAAATTCAACGGGGTAATCGTTTAGTTGATGTGCGGGTACAGCTAAATAAAGAAGCAATTGCGCGTCCTTCCCAGCTAAAGCAATTACCGCTATTTACAGAAAACAATCAACTAATCCGGCTTTCAGATGTTGCAAGCATTCAAGAAGGTCAAGCGCCTGGTGAAGTGCAACGGATTAATCAGCGCCAAGCTTTTATCGTGGCAGGAAATCTCACTGAGGGAGCTAGTCTTGGTGAAGCGATCGCAGAAGTCAACGAGGTACTTAAGGATGTAGACTTACCTGATGGCGTTTCAATTGTGCCCAGTTCTGCCCAAGAAACTAATCAGCAACTTCAGGATGCTTTAAAAACTTTGGGGGCGTTAGCAACGTTCTTAATCTTTGTAGTTATGGCGGTGCAATACAATTCGCTGATTGACCCATTGGTAATTATGTTCACCGTACCACTAGCCTTAGCTGGGGGAATTTTTGGACTGTACATTACCCAAACTGCCATCGGCGCAACTGTAATTGTTGGCGTTGTGCTGCTGGTGGGAATTGTGGTAAACGCAGGGATTCTGATGGTAGAACTGGCAAACCAAATTCGGGATGAAGAAGGTTGTACTCGTCAAATTGCGATCGTGAAAGCTGCTCCCCAACGCTTGCGCCCGATTATCATGACCACTGTCACCACCATTTTGGGACTGTTACCCTTGGCATTAGGCATTGGCGAAGGTTCTGAGTTTTTGCAGCCTTTAGGGATTGTAGTTTTCTTTGGGATGGCGATCGCAACAATGCTGACGTTATTTATCATCCCCTGTTTTTATATTCTGCTACACGATTTACTGGGTGGAAATTGGGCAAAACCAGTGTTTATCCGGTTGCGTGGATTTACGAGAAAATTCATCTCTATCACTGATAGGGATTAA
- a CDS encoding glycosyltransferase: protein MRIIHILNHVQEIGNGIVNVAVDLACLQAKSGYEVAVISAGGEYEKLLNICGVKHYQLDQTRKPINIIKAAIRYRAIAVEFQPDIVHAHMMTGVILARIFKGHKYTLVSTVHNEFQRSSLLMGLADRVIAVSKVVRDSMAKRGIPENKLRVVCNGTLGSPRTRQIQDYQPLALQRPAIATVAGMYERKGIAELITAFEQIAPDFPQAHLYLVGNGPDKQLFEAQAQATSVKERIHFEGFQPEPQRYLISCDIFVLASHRDPCPLVLSEAREVGIAIVGTQVDGIPEALDNGQAGLLVPAKDSNALAGVLVQLLSNADMLHEWKNRANQNLQWLSVARVHQETLAVYCELITK from the coding sequence ATGCGAATTATTCATATTTTGAACCACGTTCAAGAAATAGGTAATGGGATTGTGAATGTGGCTGTGGATCTGGCTTGTTTACAGGCAAAATCGGGTTATGAGGTGGCGGTTATTTCTGCTGGTGGTGAATATGAGAAATTACTAAATATATGTGGTGTCAAACACTACCAATTAGACCAAACAAGAAAACCGATAAATATTATAAAAGCGGCTATACGTTATCGGGCGATCGCAGTGGAATTTCAGCCGGATATTGTTCATGCCCACATGATGACAGGGGTGATTTTAGCACGTATTTTTAAAGGACATAAATATACTTTAGTTTCCACAGTCCACAACGAATTTCAGCGTTCCAGTCTGTTGATGGGTTTAGCTGACAGGGTAATTGCCGTTAGCAAGGTGGTGCGAGATTCGATGGCAAAGCGTGGTATCCCAGAAAACAAGTTGCGGGTAGTATGCAATGGCACTTTGGGCAGTCCTCGCACCCGACAAATACAAGATTATCAACCTCTAGCACTACAACGTCCCGCGATCGCCACCGTAGCCGGGATGTATGAACGCAAAGGTATCGCTGAGTTAATCACAGCCTTTGAACAAATTGCCCCAGATTTTCCTCAAGCGCACCTTTATTTGGTAGGAAATGGCCCTGATAAACAGCTATTTGAGGCACAAGCACAAGCAACTTCTGTCAAAGAACGAATTCATTTTGAAGGCTTCCAGCCAGAACCTCAACGCTACCTGATATCTTGTGACATATTTGTGTTGGCTTCCCATCGTGACCCTTGCCCTCTAGTACTTTCGGAAGCGAGGGAAGTTGGAATTGCGATCGTTGGGACTCAAGTAGATGGAATTCCTGAAGCTTTAGACAATGGGCAAGCAGGTCTTTTAGTGCCAGCAAAAGATAGTAATGCTTTGGCTGGGGTTTTAGTGCAATTACTGAGTAATGCCGATATGCTGCACGAGTGGAAAAATCGGGCAAATCAAAACCTCCAGTGGTTGAGTGTTGCCCGCGTTCATCAGGAAACCCTAGCAGTGTATTGTGAATTAATTACAAAGTAA
- a CDS encoding biotin carboxylase has protein sequence MRLRSLTVVFISCLITFLSWVIIPPAVALTQIRLFDVSYKDCPPELAKGAVISSGSAAANCFIVIGKAENGTYKTVYDADIFGRIYDANNDSVMQNRTRLGSIPEVPPGISYFELRISVPANQPTPLQLKQFKAAGFSGQVRR, from the coding sequence ATGCGGTTGCGCTCACTCACCGTCGTTTTTATTTCCTGTCTCATCACGTTTCTATCGTGGGTGATTATTCCCCCTGCTGTAGCGTTGACACAGATTAGATTATTTGATGTTTCTTATAAAGATTGTCCTCCAGAATTAGCAAAAGGGGCTGTTATCAGTAGTGGTAGCGCTGCTGCCAATTGTTTTATTGTCATTGGCAAGGCTGAAAATGGCACTTATAAAACAGTCTACGACGCAGATATTTTTGGACGTATTTATGATGCCAATAATGATTCGGTGATGCAAAATCGCACCCGTCTTGGTTCTATTCCTGAAGTGCCGCCAGGTATTAGCTATTTTGAGTTGAGAATTTCTGTGCCTGCAAATCAGCCTACTCCTTTGCAGCTGAAGCAGTTTAAGGCTGCCGGATTTAGTGGTCAAGTGCGTAGATAG
- a CDS encoding YggT family protein translates to MYLLINTLSSFIQIYTILLIIRVLLTWFPNINWYNQPFTTLSQITDPYLNLFRSIIPPLGGIDFSAMLAILLLQIVGGGLQSI, encoded by the coding sequence ATGTACCTTCTGATTAATACTCTGTCCAGTTTCATCCAGATTTATACTATTTTGCTAATTATTAGGGTTTTATTGACCTGGTTCCCCAATATCAACTGGTACAACCAACCCTTTACCACTTTGAGCCAGATAACCGATCCTTACCTAAATCTGTTCCGCTCAATCATTCCCCCTTTGGGTGGAATAGATTTTTCTGCAATGTTAGCTATTTTACTGCTTCAAATAGTAGGTGGTGGTCTGCAATCCATCTGA
- the upp gene encoding uracil phosphoribosyltransferase, whose amino-acid sequence MTLQLRVYVPPHPLIKHWLAVARDAGTPSVLFRSAMTELGRWLTYEAARDWLPTQETAVQTPLDTCPATVIDPQIPVAVVPILRAGLGLLEGAQTLLPLASVYHFGLARDEETLQPHCYLNKLPEKFDPQTRVLITDPMLATGGSIMATMAELTQRGADPSLTRIVCVVAAPPALQKLSEAYPGLIIYTATIDEKLNNKGYIVPGLGDAGDRTFGT is encoded by the coding sequence ATGACGCTACAATTGCGCGTTTATGTTCCACCCCATCCCCTGATCAAACACTGGCTAGCAGTTGCCCGTGATGCAGGTACGCCTTCAGTATTATTTCGCAGCGCCATGACTGAGTTAGGAAGATGGCTGACTTATGAAGCTGCGCGAGACTGGTTGCCGACCCAAGAAACAGCAGTGCAAACTCCTTTGGATACCTGTCCAGCAACCGTGATCGATCCGCAGATACCAGTAGCAGTAGTACCGATTCTGCGGGCTGGACTAGGATTACTTGAGGGAGCGCAGACTTTATTACCCTTGGCATCGGTTTATCATTTTGGTTTGGCGCGAGATGAAGAGACATTGCAACCTCATTGTTATCTGAACAAGTTGCCAGAAAAATTTGACCCTCAAACACGAGTGTTAATTACCGATCCAATGTTGGCAACCGGAGGGTCAATTATGGCTACAATGGCAGAATTAACACAACGGGGTGCCGATCCTTCCCTGACCCGAATTGTTTGCGTAGTAGCGGCTCCACCAGCTTTGCAAAAATTGAGTGAAGCTTATCCAGGTTTAATAATTTACACCGCTACTATTGACGAAAAACTTAATAATAAGGGATATATCGTACCAGGATTAGGAGATGCTGGCGATCGCACATTTGGGACTTAA
- the crtH gene encoding carotenoid isomerase, with translation MQDQDIDAIVIGSGIGGLVTATQLAAKGAKVLVLERYLIPGGSAGYFERQGYRFDVGASMIFGLGQNGTTNLLTRALAAVNVSQDAIADPVQIHYHLPQGLDLKVDRVYEKFLQNLIAHFRHEERGIRRFYDECQKVFKCLNSMDLLSLEEPRYLLRVFFQHPLACLGLVKYLPQNAGDFARRYIQDPQLLKFIDMECYCWSVVPSDMTPMINAGMVFSDRHYGGVNYPKGGVGQIAQKLVEGLEKAGGKIQYQARVTKILTEQGKAVGVQLANGQVYRGKRVVSNATRWDTFEQLLPSEAMPINEKKWQQNYQKSPSFLSLHIGLKKSVLPVGTECHHILLEDWEKMTAAEGTIFVSIPTLLDPDLAPDGYHIIHAFTPHWIDNWQKLSPSEYEAKKEEAAGRIIDRLEKIFPGLDAGLDYLEVGTPRTHRRFLGRQDGTYGPIPRRKLWGLLNMPFNRTAIPGLYCVGDSTFPGQGLNAVAFSGFACAHRIAVDLGLKSKIC, from the coding sequence ATGCAAGATCAAGATATAGATGCGATCGTAATTGGGTCTGGTATTGGTGGGTTAGTAACAGCGACCCAGCTAGCGGCGAAGGGAGCGAAAGTGCTGGTACTGGAACGTTATTTGATTCCAGGTGGTAGCGCAGGTTATTTTGAACGCCAAGGCTATCGATTTGATGTTGGTGCATCGATGATTTTTGGGCTGGGACAAAATGGCACTACTAACTTACTCACACGGGCTTTAGCAGCTGTGAATGTTAGCCAAGATGCGATCGCAGATCCAGTACAAATTCACTATCATTTACCCCAAGGTTTAGACCTGAAGGTTGACCGAGTTTATGAAAAATTTTTGCAAAATCTTATTGCTCATTTTCGCCATGAAGAACGGGGGATTCGTCGCTTTTATGATGAATGCCAAAAAGTATTCAAGTGCCTCAACAGCATGGATTTGCTATCGCTGGAAGAACCTCGGTATTTACTGCGGGTATTTTTCCAGCATCCTTTGGCGTGTCTCGGTTTAGTTAAGTATTTGCCCCAAAATGCCGGAGATTTTGCCAGACGCTACATCCAAGACCCGCAATTATTGAAATTTATCGATATGGAATGTTATTGCTGGTCGGTGGTTCCATCAGACATGACACCAATGATCAATGCTGGGATGGTCTTTTCTGATAGGCATTATGGCGGAGTTAACTATCCCAAAGGTGGAGTAGGACAAATTGCCCAAAAACTGGTGGAAGGTCTAGAGAAAGCTGGGGGTAAGATTCAGTACCAAGCTAGAGTCACAAAAATCCTCACAGAACAGGGAAAAGCAGTAGGTGTGCAACTGGCTAATGGTCAAGTATATCGGGGTAAACGCGTAGTTTCTAATGCCACACGCTGGGATACCTTTGAGCAACTACTACCATCAGAAGCAATGCCAATTAATGAGAAAAAATGGCAACAAAATTATCAAAAATCTCCAAGCTTCTTGAGTTTACATATAGGGCTAAAAAAGTCAGTTTTACCTGTGGGGACAGAGTGCCATCATATTTTGCTGGAAGATTGGGAAAAGATGACAGCAGCAGAAGGGACAATTTTTGTTTCGATTCCTACATTGCTTGACCCAGATTTAGCACCAGATGGATATCATATCATTCATGCCTTCACACCTCACTGGATTGATAATTGGCAAAAACTTTCTCCAAGTGAGTACGAAGCAAAGAAAGAAGAGGCGGCTGGGCGAATTATTGACCGCCTAGAGAAGATTTTTCCTGGTTTAGATGCTGGATTGGATTATTTAGAAGTGGGGACACCCCGCACCCATCGCCGCTTTTTGGGTCGTCAGGATGGCACTTATGGGCCAATTCCCCGACGCAAGTTGTGGGGGTTATTAAATATGCCTTTTAATCGCACAGCCATCCCAGGACTTTATTGTGTTGGGGATAGTACCTTTCCGGGTCAAGGTTTGAATGCAGTAGCTTTTTCTGGGTTTGCTTGCGCCCACCGCATTGCTGTAGATTTAGGATTGAAATCTAAAATTTGCTGA
- a CDS encoding serine hydrolase, producing the protein MNFHYTKRSLMLLTHKENILKFSWLLPSFFSLFLFGSSVKAAAIANWHFDSNRNHLDFTTDENVQPKVQLFTNPTRLVIDLPGVKLGYPQTNQRIGLVIKDISIGQLNADTTRMVVTLAPNYTFDLAQVKLQEESANHWSVQLPKPIQLTATQPNNLEITPTQSSISPTVGDNSTLFAGVVPMHSPMKALEPQIKALMNRYSFLKTGMFFLDLDTGDYLDVGGDRVFPAASTIKLPILIAFFQDLDAGKLTLQENLTMRGDLVTDGSGVMQYERVGKKYTALETITKMITISDNTATNMIIDRLGGVAKLNQRFRSWGLKDTVIRHLLADLRGTNTTSSQDMARVLALVVNNKLVSPQSREQALDILRHTTIHTLLPAGLGKGAVIANKTGDIGFLIGDAGFVTMPNGKRYLAAIFVTRPYKDTRGRDFIRQVSRLVYDYLNQPNPVAAVGSSDSATR; encoded by the coding sequence ATGAATTTTCATTACACAAAACGATCGCTCATGCTCCTCACACACAAAGAAAACATTTTAAAATTTAGTTGGCTTCTACCCAGCTTCTTCAGCTTGTTCCTATTTGGCTCTTCTGTCAAAGCTGCTGCGATCGCTAATTGGCATTTTGATAGCAATCGGAATCATCTGGATTTCACTACAGACGAGAATGTTCAACCCAAAGTACAATTATTTACCAACCCTACCCGTTTGGTAATTGATTTACCTGGGGTTAAATTAGGATATCCACAAACTAATCAAAGAATAGGGTTAGTAATTAAAGACATTAGCATTGGGCAGTTGAACGCAGATACTACCCGGATGGTAGTTACCTTAGCACCCAATTACACCTTCGATCTAGCACAGGTAAAGCTGCAAGAGGAATCTGCCAATCATTGGTCTGTGCAGTTACCTAAGCCGATACAATTGACTGCAACCCAGCCAAACAACTTAGAAATAACACCGACTCAATCGAGTATTTCTCCAACAGTGGGTGATAATAGCACTCTGTTTGCTGGCGTGGTTCCCATGCATTCACCAATGAAAGCGCTGGAACCGCAGATTAAAGCCTTAATGAATCGCTACAGTTTTCTGAAAACAGGAATGTTTTTCCTGGATTTGGATACTGGGGATTATTTGGATGTTGGGGGCGATCGCGTTTTCCCCGCAGCTAGTACGATTAAATTGCCAATTCTCATCGCCTTTTTCCAAGATTTAGATGCTGGTAAACTCACCCTTCAAGAAAACCTGACTATGCGGGGTGACTTAGTAACCGATGGTTCTGGAGTTATGCAGTATGAGCGAGTTGGTAAGAAGTATACAGCTTTGGAAACCATCACTAAGATGATTACCATCAGTGACAATACTGCCACCAACATGATTATCGATCGCTTAGGTGGAGTTGCGAAACTAAATCAGCGCTTCCGTAGCTGGGGACTTAAAGACACGGTAATTCGGCATCTTTTAGCTGATTTGAGAGGAACCAACACCACAAGTTCTCAAGATATGGCGCGGGTGTTGGCTTTAGTTGTGAATAACAAGTTAGTCTCTCCACAAAGTCGAGAGCAAGCTTTGGATATTCTGCGTCACACCACAATTCATACACTGCTTCCCGCAGGTTTGGGGAAAGGTGCAGTCATCGCCAACAAAACCGGAGATATCGGGTTTCTCATTGGCGATGCAGGATTTGTGACTATGCCAAATGGTAAGCGTTACCTGGCGGCTATCTTCGTCACCCGTCCCTATAAGGACACGAGGGGGAGAGACTTTATCCGTCAAGTTTCCCGATTAGTTTACGATTATCTGAATCAGCCGAATCCAGTTGCTGCGGTTGGTTCGTCTGACAGTGCGACAAGGTAG
- the purT gene encoding formate-dependent phosphoribosylglycinamide formyltransferase, translating to MSIKLPQKLMLLGSGELGKEFAIAAQRLGNYVIAVDRYANAPAMQVADAYEVISMLSADDLEAVVTKHQPNVIIPEIEAIRTEKLLEFEQRGITVIPTAAATNYTMNRDRIRELAHQKLGIRTATYGYATTLEELIAVSDEIGFSNVVKPVMSSSGKGQSVVQNRSEVEKAWNYAIANSRGDSQKVIVEEFINFEIEITLLTIKQWNAPTIFCPPIGHRQERGDYQESWQPALISEDKILKAQEIAIKVTDALGGAGIFGVEFFITKDEVIFSELSPRPHDTGMVTLISQNLNEFELHLRAILGLPIPHIEQLGASASAVILASEKSDSIGFIGVAEALSEKDVDIRLFGKPNAHPYRRMGVALAKGANVQEAREKATKAANKIKII from the coding sequence ATGAGTATTAAGTTGCCCCAAAAATTGATGCTGCTGGGTTCAGGAGAACTAGGTAAGGAATTTGCGATCGCAGCTCAACGTCTTGGTAATTATGTAATTGCCGTTGACCGCTACGCCAATGCTCCAGCTATGCAGGTTGCTGATGCTTATGAAGTTATTTCTATGCTCAGTGCTGATGATTTAGAAGCTGTAGTGACAAAACATCAGCCAAATGTAATTATACCAGAAATTGAAGCAATTAGAACAGAAAAACTTTTGGAATTTGAGCAGCGAGGGATTACAGTTATACCAACTGCGGCTGCCACTAACTATACAATGAACCGCGATAGAATTCGGGAACTGGCGCATCAAAAATTGGGCATCAGAACGGCTACTTATGGTTATGCAACAACTTTAGAAGAATTGATTGCAGTTTCCGATGAAATTGGGTTTAGTAATGTTGTCAAACCTGTGATGTCATCCTCTGGTAAAGGTCAATCTGTAGTTCAGAATAGGAGTGAAGTTGAGAAGGCTTGGAATTATGCGATCGCTAATTCTAGAGGTGACAGTCAAAAGGTCATTGTCGAAGAATTTATTAACTTTGAAATCGAGATAACATTACTGACAATTAAACAGTGGAATGCCCCCACAATTTTCTGTCCTCCTATTGGTCATCGCCAAGAACGAGGAGATTATCAAGAATCGTGGCAACCCGCACTAATTTCTGAAGATAAAATATTAAAAGCTCAAGAAATAGCTATCAAAGTTACTGATGCTTTAGGAGGAGCGGGAATTTTTGGTGTTGAGTTTTTCATTACTAAAGATGAGGTGATTTTTTCTGAACTTTCCCCCAGACCTCATGATACAGGAATGGTGACATTAATCTCACAAAATCTCAATGAATTTGAACTACATCTCAGAGCTATTTTAGGCTTGCCAATCCCTCATATAGAACAGTTAGGAGCATCAGCTAGCGCGGTAATTTTAGCTTCAGAAAAATCTGATTCTATTGGTTTCATAGGTGTAGCGGAGGCTTTATCAGAAAAAGATGTAGATATTAGATTATTTGGTAAACCTAATGCTCATCCATATCGGCGAATGGGCGTAGCTTTAGCGAAAGGTGCTAATGTCCAAGAGGCTAGAGAAAAAGCTACAAAAGCCGCAAATAAAATCAAAATTATCTAA
- a CDS encoding pentapeptide repeat-containing protein, whose amino-acid sequence MLNRPTQDLRHTAIQFLEQSPPQRLQILQELGIARYEFLTKIRLNEANIICMMRFFKYPNQLKFPNLIGADLSGLILDGVNFIRGNLSGANLQGSSLVNADLLFANLTKADLRNADLRGATLDETIWLETLVDKCQLGAGTGLTQLQRQDLQLRGARFNS is encoded by the coding sequence ATGCTAAATCGGCCGACTCAAGACCTACGCCATACAGCCATCCAGTTTTTAGAACAAAGTCCGCCACAGCGTCTACAAATTCTTCAGGAACTGGGCATAGCTCGTTATGAGTTTTTAACAAAAATCCGCCTAAATGAAGCAAATATTATTTGCATGATGCGGTTTTTTAAATATCCAAATCAGCTAAAATTTCCGAATCTAATAGGAGCAGATTTATCTGGTTTAATTTTAGATGGAGTAAACTTCATCCGAGGAAATTTATCAGGAGCAAATTTGCAAGGTAGTAGTTTAGTCAATGCAGACCTTTTATTTGCAAATTTGACGAAAGCTGATTTGAGAAATGCAGATTTACGAGGTGCAACTTTGGATGAGACTATTTGGTTAGAAACTCTAGTAGATAAGTGTCAGCTTGGTGCAGGTACTGGTTTAACTCAGCTACAACGGCAAGATTTACAACTGCGCGGAGCTAGATTTAACTCTTGA